Proteins from one Astatotilapia calliptera chromosome 8, fAstCal1.2, whole genome shotgun sequence genomic window:
- the LOC113028213 gene encoding alpha-N-acetylgalactosaminide alpha-2,6-sialyltransferase 1-like produces the protein MAERRRMNTSWSTFIEIDDSESEDFVLERYRAYWERKLKSGPPHPDFEAEIAEIADSAKNNTIQRIVAETPMALLYKKDFKKLPRWDFEDVYSKDTQHRRPTCAQSLRNTQDEKFKKAFLPNIRLFLHKDNINMSEWNRLSHFNSPFGFMNYKYDDVMDSVKLIPKPNKPLLLPKPGGDGCVRCAVVGTGGILNGSKKGVEIDGHDYVFRMNGAITKGYEEDVGNKTSVYVHTAHSITTSLYLLKKYGYKSAPHDEGIKYVLIPEGMRDFQWLKALLRGEKVSAGPYRNKLPRTYYSGQYNESRFYVLHQDFLRYVRNRFLLSPNLNKTYWSLVRPTNGAFTVFLALHTCDIVDAYGFMTDDYVKYPNYYVEKNMSKVIFYANHDYILEKNTWKDLHNRKIIRLFRRTESKAKN, from the exons atggcagagagacgcagaatgAATACCAG CTGGTCAACCTTCATAGAAATAGATGACAGTGAATCGGAAGACTTTGTGCTTGAGAGGTACAGGGCATACtgggaaagaaaattaaaatcagGACCACCACATCCTGACTTtgaagcagaaatagcagaaatagcagattcagcaaaaaacaacacaatacaACGCATTGTAGCTGAGACCCCCATGGCTCTCCTCTACAAAAAAGACTTCAAGAAGCTTCCTCGGTGGGATTTTGAAGATGTTTACAGCAAAGATACTCAACATAGACGACCA ACATGTGCTCAGTCTCTACGAAACACTCAGGATGAGAAATTCAAGAAGGCTTTTCTTCCTAACATACGTTTGTTTCTGCACAAAGACAACATTAACATGAGCGAGTGGAATCGCCTTTCACATTTCAACAGTCCTTTTGGGTTTATGAACTACAAATATGATG ATGTGATGGATTCAGTGAAGCTGATTCCAAAGCCAAATAAGCCACTGCTTCTCCCAAAACCAGGTGGTGATGGCTGTGTGCGCTGTGCTGTGGTAGGTACTGGAGGAATCCTGAACGGCTCAAAGAAGGGAGTGGAGATCGATGGCCATGATTACGTTTTTcg GATGAATGGTGCCATCACTAAGGGTTATGAGGAAGAtgtaggaaacaaaacatcGGTTTACGTTCACACAGCCCACTCCATCACGACATCACTTTACTTGCTCAAGAAGTACGGGTACAAATCTGCCCCTCATGACGAG GGTATAAAATATGTGTTGATTCCAGAGGGGATGAGGGATTTCCAGTGGCTAAAGGCTCTTCTGAGAGGAGAAAAGGTCTCTGCTGGCCCATACCGCAATAAACT ACCAAGGACCTACTATTCAGGGCAATACAATGAAAGTCGTTTCTACGTTCTGCACCAGGACTTCCTCCGATATGTGCGGAACAG GTTCTTACTGTCACCTAATCTGAATAAAACATACTGGTCTTTGGTCAGACCAACCAACGGGGCATTCACTGTCTTCTTGGCTCTGCACACCTGTGACATA GTCGATGCATATGGATTCATGACTGACGACTACGTCAAATATCCTAACTACTATGTTGAGAAAAACATGAGCAAAGTCATTTTCTACGCCAACCATGACTACATTTTGGAGAAGAATACATGGAAAGACCTTCATAACAGGAAAATAATCAGGCTGTTTCGAAGAACTGAGTCAAAAGCAAAGAACTAA